One genomic window of SAR202 cluster bacterium includes the following:
- a CDS encoding PPOX class F420-dependent oxidoreductase produces the protein MLPDKVKRFIKQNHYGVVSTFRKDGAVQMSLVSCGPFKEGVAFTTTAGRAKLANLKRNPKCSILVSQQDWWGYVVLEGQAKIMDRDNTDHEELRLALRDVYRAASGQEHPDWNDYDKAMTKDKRAVVIVEPQRIYGTKA, from the coding sequence ATGCTGCCAGATAAAGTCAAACGCTTCATCAAACAGAACCACTACGGCGTAGTATCCACCTTCCGCAAGGACGGGGCCGTACAGATGAGCCTCGTTAGCTGCGGCCCATTCAAAGAAGGTGTAGCCTTCACCACCACCGCCGGCAGGGCCAAGCTCGCCAATCTCAAACGCAACCCCAAGTGCTCTATCCTCGTGTCCCAGCAGGACTGGTGGGGCTACGTGGTCCTGGAGGGCCAGGCCAAAATCATGGACCGCGACAACACCGACCACGAAGAGCTTCGACTGGCCCTCCGAGACGTCTACCGCGCCGCCTCGGGCCAGGAACACCCGGACTGGAATGACTACGACAAGGCCATGACCAAAGACAAACGAGCCGTCGTCATCGTCGAACCCCAACGCATCTACGGCACCAAAGCGTAG